A genomic region of Phocoena sinus isolate mPhoSin1 chromosome 18, mPhoSin1.pri, whole genome shotgun sequence contains the following coding sequences:
- the TFDP1 gene encoding transcription factor Dp-1 yields the protein MAKDAGLIEANGELKVFIDQNLSPGKGVVSLVAVHPSTVNTLGKQLLPKTFGQSNVNIAQQVVIGTPQRPAAPSTIVVGSPHTPNTHFVSQNQSSDPSPWSAGKRSRKGEKNGKGLRHFSMKVCEKVQRKGTTSYNEVADELVAEFSAADNHILPNESAYDQKNIRRRVYDALNVLMAMNIISKEKKEIKWIGLPTNSAQECQNLEVERQRRLERIKQKQSQLQELILQQIAFKNLVQRNRQAEQQASRPPPANSVIHLPFIIVNTSKKTVIDCSISNDKFEYLFNFDNTFEIHDDIEVLKRMGMACGLESGSCSANDLKVARSLVPKALEPYVTEMAQGSLGGVFVTSAVPTANGTRLSASDLANGADGALATSSSGSQYSGSRVETPVSYAGEDDDEDEDLNENEGED from the exons GCCGGTCTAATTGAAGCCAACGGGGAACTCAAGGTCTTCATCGACCAGAACCTTAGTCCTGGAAAAG GTGTGGTGTCCTTAGTGGCCGTTCATCCCTCCACAGTAAACACGCTTGGGAAGCAGCTCTTGCCAAAAACGTTCGGACAGTCCAATGTCAACATCGCTCAGCAAGTG GTAATTGGTACGCCTCAGAGACCTGCAGCGCCCAGCACTATTGTGGTaggaagcccacacacccctAACACCCACTTTGTCTCCCAGAACCAGTCTTCAGACCCCTCACCTTGGTCTGCCGG GAAGCGTAGCAGGAAAGGGGAGAAGAACGGCAAGGGGCTGAGGCATTTCTCCATGAAGGTCTGCGAGAAGGTGCAGCGGAAGGGGACCACGTCCTACAACGAGGTGGCGGACGAGCTGGTGGCAGAGTTCAGCGCCGCGGACAACCACATCTTACCGAACGAGTCG GCTTACGACCAGAAGAACATCAGACGGCGAGTCTACGACGCCCTGAACGTGCTGATGGCCATGAACATCATCTccaaggagaagaaggagatCAAGTGGATCGGTCTGCCCACCAACTCCGCCCAGGAGTGTCAGAACCTAGAG gtggagagacagagaaggctgGAAAGAATAAAGCAGAAACAGTCGCAACTCCAAGAGCTTATCCTGCAG CAAATCGCCTTTAAGAACCTGGTGCAGAGGAACCGCCAGGCGGAGCAGCAGGCCAGCCGGCCGCCCCCCGCCAACTCCGTCATCCACCTGCCTTTCATCATCGTGAACACCAGCAAGAAGACGGTCATCGACTGCAGCATTTCCAACGACAA GTTTGAGTACCTGTTTAATTTCGACAACACGTTTGAGATCCACGATGACATCGAGGTGCTGAAGCGCATGGGGATGGCCTGCGGGCTGGAGTCCGGGAGTTGCTCCGCCAACGACCTGAAGGTGGCGAGAAGTTTGGTGCCGAAGGCGCTGGAACCCTACGTGACAG aaATGGCTCAGGGATCGCTCGGCGGTGTCTTTGTCACGTCGGCAGTTCCAACTGCCAACGGCACGAGGCTCTCTGCCAG TGACCTGGCCAACGGCGCGGACGGGGCGCTGGCCACGAGCTCCAGCGGGTCGCAGTACAGCGGGTCCCGGGTGGAGACCCCCGTGTCGTACGCTGGGGAGGACGACGACGAGGACGAGGACCTCAACGAGAATGAGGGGGAGGACTGA